From one Eucalyptus grandis isolate ANBG69807.140 chromosome 9, ASM1654582v1, whole genome shotgun sequence genomic stretch:
- the LOC104418903 gene encoding auxin-responsive protein SAUR21, translating into MGIRLPSIILHVKQVLKSQPLSTPNTRPDVPKGHVAVYVGEVQRKRFLVPISFLNHPSFRELLRRAEEEYGFEHPMGGLTIPCREEAFIDLTAQLHGL; encoded by the coding sequence ATGGGGATTCGTTTGCCATCTATCATCCTCCATGTCAAGCAAGTCCTCAAGTCGCAGCCCCTCAGCACTCCGAATACTCGACCGGATGTCCCGAAAGGCCACGTGGCGGTTTACGTTGGGGAGGTCCAAAGGAAACGGTTCCTGGTCCCAATCTCGTTCTTGAACCACCCTTCATTCCGAGAGTTGCTGCGCCGAGCTGAGGAAGAGTATGGCTTCGAGCATCCGATGGGTGGCCTCACGATTCCATGCAGAGAAGAGGCCTTCATTGATCTCACTGCTCAGCTGCATGGATTGTGA
- the LOC104420561 gene encoding uncharacterized protein LOC104420561, with amino-acid sequence MGIRLPSIVAHTKQVLKLQPFGTRNQSDVPKGHVVVYVGEIQRKRFPVPVTFLNHPSFQKLLPRAEEEYGFKHPMGGLTIPCREETFIDLTSQLRLRCFFGNGDFFVIHDCSCQASSQIATSRHRENQSEVPKCDVAVDIGKKQRKRFLVPVSFLNRPSFRELLLRAGGEYGFEHPMGGLTIPCREEAFIDLTTQLHGL; translated from the exons ATGGGAATTCGTTTGCCATCCATTGTTGCTCATACGAAGCAAGTCCTTAAATTGCAGCCTTTTGGAACACGGAATCAATCGGATGTCCCAAAAGGTCACGTGGTGGTTTATGTTGGCGAGATCCAAAGGAAGCGGTTTCCAGTTCCTGTTACATTCTTGAACCACCCATCGTTCCAAAAGTTGCTACCCCGAGCAGAAGAAGAGTACGGGTTCAAGCATCCTATGGGTGGCCTCACAATTCCATGCAGAGAAGAAACCTTCATCGATCTCACTAGTCAGTTGC GACTTCGTTGCTTCTTCGGTAATGGGGATTTCTTTGTCATCCATGATTGCTCATGCCAGGCAAGTTCTCAAATTGCAACCTCTCGGCATAGGGAAAATCAATCAGAAGTTCCGAAATGCGACGTGGCAGTTGACATTGGCAAGAAGCAAAGAAAGCGTTTTCTGGTTCCAGTCTCGTTCTTGAACCGCCCGTCGTTCCGAGAGTTGCTGCTCCGAGCAGGAGGAGAGTACGGGTTCGAGCATCCAATGGGTGGCCTCACGATTCCGTGCAGAGAAGAGGCCTTCATCGATCTCACTACTCAGCTGCATGGGTTATGA